A single window of Microbacterium oryzae DNA harbors:
- a CDS encoding NUDIX hydrolase encodes MTAAPEAASGPLITVAAIAFLRADGRVLTVRKRGTSAFMLPGGKPENGESAVETAIREVHEELGIRVAATQLNLLGAFASRAANEAGHALLATVFTSRAAVAPVVQAEIDEARWVLPAAAIDDATEAPLNREHVFPLLAGR; translated from the coding sequence GTGACGGCGGCGCCGGAGGCGGCCTCCGGCCCGCTCATCACGGTGGCCGCGATCGCCTTCCTGCGTGCGGATGGCCGGGTGCTGACCGTCCGCAAGCGCGGCACGTCGGCGTTCATGCTGCCCGGCGGCAAGCCGGAGAATGGCGAGAGCGCCGTCGAGACGGCCATCCGCGAGGTGCATGAGGAGCTGGGCATCCGCGTGGCCGCGACGCAGCTGAACCTGCTCGGCGCATTCGCCTCGCGCGCCGCCAATGAGGCCGGGCACGCCCTGCTGGCCACCGTGTTCACCTCGCGCGCCGCAGTGGCCCCGGTGGTGCAGGCGGAGATCGACGAGGCGCGCTGGGTGCTGCCCGCGGCGGCCATCGACGACGCGACCGAGGCGCCCCTCAACCGCGAGCACGTGTTCCCGCTTCTCGCGGGCCGCTGA
- a CDS encoding thymidine kinase has protein sequence MAKLYFRYGAMNSGKSTALLQAAYNYEERGQAVLLAKPAIDTKGADQVASRLGMTRQVDFLIGAGDDAGELFARHRENVRRSAADALIPGGRATDVACLLIDEAQFLTPAQVDEVFRIAVLEDVPVMAYGIRTDFRTQAFPGSRRLLEIAHALEELKTICRCGRKALFNGRRIAGRFVFDGDQVAIDAEGAPVRDEHFVTYESLCGVCYLEESGGVLTPG, from the coding sequence GTGGCCAAACTCTACTTCCGCTACGGCGCGATGAACTCGGGGAAGTCCACGGCGCTCCTCCAGGCCGCCTACAACTACGAGGAGCGGGGGCAGGCGGTGCTGCTCGCGAAGCCCGCCATCGACACCAAGGGCGCCGATCAGGTGGCGTCGCGCCTCGGCATGACCCGGCAGGTCGACTTCCTCATCGGCGCGGGCGACGACGCGGGGGAGCTCTTCGCCCGGCACCGCGAGAACGTGCGGCGCTCCGCCGCGGATGCGCTCATCCCGGGCGGCCGGGCGACGGACGTCGCCTGCCTCCTCATCGACGAGGCGCAGTTCCTCACGCCCGCGCAGGTCGACGAGGTGTTCCGCATCGCCGTGCTCGAGGACGTGCCCGTGATGGCCTACGGGATCCGCACCGACTTCCGCACGCAGGCGTTCCCCGGCTCCCGCCGCCTCCTCGAGATCGCGCACGCGCTCGAGGAGCTGAAGACGATCTGCCGGTGCGGCAGGAAGGCGCTCTTCAACGGCCGGCGGATCGCAGGGCGCTTCGTCTTCGACGGCGACCAGGTGGCGATCGACGCGGAGGGCGCCCCCGTGCGCGACGAGCACTTTGTGACCTATGAGTCGCTGTGCGGCGTCTGCTATCTCGAGGAGTCCGGGGGAGTGCTCACGCCCGGGTGA
- the galE gene encoding UDP-glucose 4-epimerase GalE yields the protein MRVLLAGGAGYIGAHTAVALLEAGHEVVLLDNLDNTSDVVAERLQQITGTPVTLVVGDAADDEVVEGAFAAHGPFEAIIHFAAHKAVGESTQKPLQYYANNLDSTFALLRVGLAHGIRSFVFSSTGTVYSNPADLPFAESATRDLVELSNPYSKSKLINEVILADVQRVNPELNVTLLRYFNPVGAHESGLIGEDPQGIPNNLMPFVARVAVGSLPEINVFGDDYDTPDGTGLRDYIHVVDLAEGHVAALEKAEPGLKSYNLGTGRPVSVLELIASFEKAVGRELPKVVAPRRPGDLAATYCDPSQAERELGWKARFGIDDMTTSVWAWQQKNPRGYAG from the coding sequence ATGCGAGTTCTCCTTGCCGGCGGAGCCGGATACATCGGTGCGCACACCGCGGTGGCGCTTCTCGAGGCCGGCCACGAGGTCGTGCTGCTCGACAACCTCGACAACACCAGCGACGTGGTGGCCGAGCGGCTGCAGCAGATCACGGGCACGCCGGTGACGCTGGTGGTCGGCGACGCGGCCGACGACGAGGTGGTGGAGGGCGCGTTCGCCGCGCACGGGCCCTTCGAGGCCATCATCCACTTCGCAGCCCACAAGGCCGTCGGGGAGTCGACGCAGAAGCCGCTGCAGTACTACGCGAACAACCTCGACTCCACGTTCGCGCTCCTGCGGGTGGGGCTCGCGCACGGCATCCGCTCGTTCGTGTTCTCCTCGACCGGGACGGTCTACTCCAACCCCGCCGACCTGCCGTTCGCCGAGAGCGCCACGCGCGACCTCGTCGAGCTGTCGAACCCGTACTCGAAGAGCAAGCTCATCAACGAGGTCATCCTCGCCGACGTGCAGCGGGTGAACCCCGAGCTCAACGTGACGCTGCTGCGCTACTTCAACCCGGTCGGAGCGCACGAGTCCGGCCTGATCGGCGAGGACCCGCAGGGCATCCCCAACAACCTCATGCCCTTCGTCGCGCGCGTCGCGGTGGGCTCGCTCCCGGAGATCAACGTCTTCGGCGACGACTACGACACCCCGGACGGCACGGGCCTGCGCGACTACATCCACGTCGTCGACCTCGCTGAGGGTCACGTCGCGGCGCTCGAGAAGGCCGAGCCCGGCCTGAAGAGCTACAACCTCGGCACCGGCCGCCCCGTCAGCGTGCTCGAGCTCATCGCATCGTTCGAGAAGGCCGTCGGGCGCGAGCTGCCGAAGGTCGTCGCGCCCCGCCGCCCTGGCGACCTCGCCGCGACCTACTGCGACCCCTCGCAGGCCGAGCGCGAGCTGGGCTGGAAGGCGCGGTTCGGCATCGACGACATGACGACGAGCGTGTGGGCGTGGCAGCAGAAGAACCCGCGCGGCTACGCCGGCTGA
- a CDS encoding HAD-IIB family hydrolase — protein sequence MPAIPRLVAFDLDDTLAPSKSPIEPRIGELLIALAERVEVAVISGGQIQQFRNQVVDRLPASDAVAHIHLLPTCGTQYFRHEGGDFTPVYARELTDDEKHRALAAVEEEARRLGYWESETWGPILEDRGSQITFSALGQAAPVDIKKAWDPTSEKKSALRDAVAARVPDLEVRSGGSTSVDITRKGIDKAYGMRQLSEETGIDLDDMLFYGDRLDADGNDYPVLAMGVSCVSVTGWEDTAAKLEELIPTLPARA from the coding sequence ATGCCTGCCATCCCCCGCCTCGTCGCCTTCGATCTCGACGACACCCTCGCCCCCTCGAAGTCGCCCATCGAGCCGCGCATCGGGGAGCTGCTCATCGCCCTCGCCGAGCGCGTCGAGGTCGCCGTGATCTCCGGCGGGCAGATCCAGCAGTTCCGGAACCAGGTCGTCGACCGCCTGCCCGCCTCCGACGCGGTCGCGCACATCCACCTGCTGCCCACCTGCGGCACGCAGTACTTCCGGCACGAGGGCGGCGACTTCACCCCCGTGTACGCCCGCGAGCTGACCGACGACGAGAAGCACCGCGCCCTCGCCGCCGTCGAGGAGGAGGCCAGGCGCCTGGGCTACTGGGAGTCCGAGACCTGGGGGCCCATCCTCGAAGACCGCGGCTCGCAGATCACCTTCTCCGCCCTCGGCCAGGCAGCCCCCGTCGACATCAAGAAGGCGTGGGACCCGACCAGCGAGAAGAAGTCCGCCCTCCGCGACGCCGTCGCCGCCCGCGTGCCCGACCTCGAGGTCCGCTCCGGCGGCTCCACCTCCGTCGACATCACCCGGAAGGGCATCGACAAGGCCTACGGCATGCGGCAGCTGTCGGAGGAGACCGGCATCGACCTCGATGACATGCTCTTCTACGGCGACCGCCTCGACGCCGACGGCAACGACTACCCCGTCCTCGCCATGGGCGTCTCCTGCGTCTCCGTGACCGGCTGGGAGGACACCGCAGCCAAGCTCGAGGAGCTCATCCCCACCCTCCCCGCACGCGCCTGA
- a CDS encoding metallophosphoesterase, giving the protein MPAARAGFATLGALAGAGAAAAVWGIGIERHLYTVRHHTVRVLQPGADPIRILHVSDAHMAPWQRGKQEWMARLASLRPDLVVNTGDNLGHPEGLDGIRRAFAPFRGVPGVFVHGSNDLYEPSPRNPLRYITGPSKRRQSAPPLDTDALDTFFADELGWTGLNNAAGTVEIHGTPVNVFGVNDAHHRLDDLDGLPGLVAALPQAPLTLGVTHAPYQRVLNRFADVGADVILAGHTHGGQVRVPFYGALVSNCDLPTRQARGLSTWTHDGRTVPLNVSAGLGHSIYSPVRFACPPEVSLLTLAPRSR; this is encoded by the coding sequence ATGCCGGCAGCACGGGCCGGTTTTGCGACCCTCGGCGCCCTCGCGGGCGCCGGGGCCGCGGCCGCCGTCTGGGGCATCGGCATCGAGCGGCACCTCTACACGGTCCGCCACCACACGGTGCGCGTGCTGCAGCCGGGGGCGGACCCGATCCGCATCCTGCACGTCTCCGACGCCCACATGGCGCCGTGGCAGCGCGGCAAGCAGGAGTGGATGGCGCGGCTCGCGTCGCTGCGTCCCGACCTCGTCGTCAACACGGGCGACAACCTCGGGCACCCCGAGGGCCTCGACGGCATCCGCCGCGCCTTCGCGCCCTTCCGCGGCGTGCCGGGCGTCTTCGTGCACGGATCGAACGACCTGTACGAGCCGTCTCCCCGCAATCCGCTGCGGTACATCACCGGGCCCTCGAAGCGCCGCCAGTCCGCACCCCCGCTCGACACCGACGCCCTCGACACGTTCTTCGCCGACGAGCTCGGCTGGACCGGCTTGAACAACGCCGCCGGCACCGTCGAGATCCACGGCACGCCCGTCAACGTGTTCGGCGTGAACGACGCGCACCATCGGCTCGACGACCTCGACGGCCTCCCCGGCCTCGTGGCGGCCCTGCCGCAGGCGCCGCTCACGCTCGGCGTCACCCACGCGCCGTACCAGCGCGTGCTGAACCGCTTCGCCGACGTCGGAGCGGATGTCATCCTCGCCGGCCACACGCACGGCGGCCAGGTGCGGGTGCCGTTCTACGGCGCTCTCGTGTCGAACTGCGACCTCCCCACCCGGCAGGCCCGCGGGCTCTCCACATGGACGCACGACGGCCGCACCGTGCCGCTCAACGTCAGTGCCGGCCTCGGCCACTCCATCTACTCCCCCGTGCGCTTCGCGTGCCCGCCCGAGGTCTCGCTCCTCACGCTGGCGCCGCGCAGCCGGTGA
- a CDS encoding transglycosylase domain-containing protein encodes MPGVKKTASGVLGGMLGLVGLSAIAGVLVTATVTPAIAVAGSAASSAITMFDKLPAYLEVDTPMLPTTIYAKGLDGKDFALTSFYDQNRIPLEYEDVTQTMYDAILSSEDPRYYEHGGVDLIGTTRALLSNLQSGSNGQGGSSISQQYVKNVLIQKCEQEAPFGSEEQQACYYEATEADGAEGYERKLQEMRYAISIEQEYSKDEILIGYLNIANFGGSTYGIEAAAQYYFSTTAAKLTLNQAATLAGMVQNPNRYRVDLPDGSYTDGEGVAHNGAEDGYASTKQRRDYVLGRLLEDGKITQEQHDEAIAEAIEPKINPRETGCEAAGGSAYFCKYVQETILNDPAFGKEKADRWETLRRGGLDVYTTLDFNIQMPAENAMKATAASHIDGIEFGAAAVTVEPGTGKILAMAQNTHFSEDEKVVTTQPGYSSLVYAADYAHGSSNGFAVGSTYKLFTLIDWLENGRSINEVLNGNNRVFQWKCDGAPQSNSTKIGNFGNSGGYTGTISNFTRDSLNSGFLAMAEQLDVCEINRVAERFGVRLGNGGAVTETPALYDVLGSKAIAPLSMASAYATIANNGVRCTPHAIDHITDVKGEEVQVPETGCEPVIEPNIAATAAAALKTVMAGGGTGSRANPGDGTELIGKTGTHENISTMMIESSTAATTAVWVGNTRGTTDLRRVWSNGILGNDVRYELARPIQAAANQHYPGAPFPTPDSNLTRRILVDLPDVTGMSVEEATNVLRGKGFGVTVGDTVSGDQPKGTIQRQDPGAGQAAGGANVTIFPSDGKASAVPDVSGMSMKAAFAAITGAGFSNVERGSCEKQPNAGDGKATSTDPEAGAVASPDTTIRVNYAAKSCGDDKGGDKKDDKSKDDD; translated from the coding sequence ATGCCCGGAGTGAAAAAGACTGCGAGCGGTGTGCTCGGCGGGATGCTCGGCCTCGTCGGCCTGAGCGCCATCGCCGGTGTCCTCGTCACCGCCACCGTCACCCCCGCGATCGCCGTCGCCGGCTCTGCCGCGTCCAGCGCGATCACGATGTTCGACAAGCTTCCCGCGTATCTCGAGGTGGATACGCCCATGCTGCCGACCACGATCTACGCGAAGGGTCTGGACGGCAAGGACTTCGCCCTCACGTCGTTCTACGACCAGAACCGCATCCCCCTCGAGTACGAGGACGTCACGCAGACGATGTACGACGCGATCCTCTCCAGCGAGGACCCGCGCTACTACGAGCACGGCGGCGTCGACCTCATCGGCACCACGCGCGCGCTCCTCAGCAACCTGCAGAGCGGGTCGAACGGGCAGGGCGGCTCGTCGATCAGCCAGCAGTACGTCAAGAACGTGCTCATCCAGAAGTGCGAGCAGGAGGCCCCGTTCGGCTCCGAGGAGCAGCAGGCCTGCTACTACGAGGCGACCGAGGCGGATGGCGCGGAGGGCTACGAGCGCAAGCTCCAGGAGATGCGGTACGCGATCTCCATCGAGCAGGAGTACTCGAAGGACGAGATCCTCATCGGGTACCTCAATATCGCCAACTTCGGCGGCTCGACCTACGGCATCGAGGCGGCAGCGCAGTACTACTTCAGCACCACCGCCGCGAAGCTGACGCTCAACCAGGCCGCGACACTCGCCGGCATGGTGCAGAACCCGAACCGCTACCGCGTCGATCTGCCGGACGGCTCGTACACGGATGGCGAGGGCGTCGCCCACAACGGCGCCGAGGACGGCTACGCCTCGACGAAGCAGCGCCGCGACTACGTCCTCGGGCGGCTCCTCGAAGACGGCAAGATCACGCAGGAGCAGCACGACGAGGCGATCGCGGAGGCCATCGAGCCGAAGATCAACCCGCGGGAGACCGGCTGCGAGGCCGCCGGCGGCTCGGCCTACTTCTGCAAGTACGTGCAGGAGACGATCCTCAACGACCCGGCCTTCGGCAAGGAGAAGGCGGACCGCTGGGAGACCCTGCGTCGCGGCGGCCTCGACGTCTACACGACGCTCGACTTCAACATCCAGATGCCCGCCGAGAACGCGATGAAGGCCACGGCCGCCTCGCATATCGACGGCATCGAGTTCGGCGCCGCGGCGGTGACCGTCGAACCCGGCACGGGCAAGATCCTCGCGATGGCGCAGAACACCCACTTCTCCGAGGACGAGAAGGTCGTCACGACCCAGCCCGGGTACTCCTCGCTCGTCTACGCCGCCGACTACGCGCACGGCTCGTCCAACGGCTTCGCGGTCGGCTCCACGTACAAGCTCTTCACCCTGATCGACTGGCTCGAGAACGGCCGGTCGATCAACGAGGTGCTGAACGGGAACAACCGCGTCTTCCAGTGGAAGTGCGACGGCGCCCCGCAGTCCAACAGCACGAAGATCGGCAACTTCGGCAACAGCGGCGGCTACACCGGCACGATCTCCAACTTCACGCGCGACTCGCTGAACTCCGGCTTCCTCGCGATGGCCGAGCAGCTGGACGTGTGCGAGATCAACCGCGTCGCGGAGCGCTTCGGCGTCCGACTCGGCAACGGCGGCGCGGTGACCGAGACGCCGGCTCTCTACGATGTGCTCGGCTCGAAGGCCATCGCCCCCCTCTCGATGGCGTCGGCCTACGCGACCATCGCCAACAACGGCGTGCGCTGCACGCCCCACGCCATCGATCACATCACCGATGTGAAGGGCGAGGAGGTGCAGGTTCCCGAGACGGGCTGCGAGCCCGTCATCGAGCCGAACATCGCGGCCACCGCCGCCGCGGCGCTGAAGACCGTCATGGCCGGCGGCGGCACCGGCTCGCGGGCGAACCCGGGCGACGGCACCGAGCTCATCGGCAAGACCGGCACGCACGAGAACATCTCGACCATGATGATCGAGTCCTCGACCGCCGCCACCACCGCGGTGTGGGTGGGCAACACCCGGGGCACGACGGACCTCCGTCGCGTCTGGAGCAACGGGATCCTCGGCAACGACGTGCGCTACGAGCTGGCTCGCCCCATCCAGGCCGCTGCGAACCAGCACTACCCCGGCGCACCGTTCCCGACGCCCGACTCGAACCTCACGCGCCGGATCCTCGTGGACCTGCCCGACGTCACCGGCATGTCCGTCGAGGAGGCGACCAATGTCCTGCGCGGCAAGGGCTTCGGCGTGACCGTCGGCGACACCGTCTCGGGCGACCAGCCGAAGGGCACCATCCAGCGTCAGGACCCGGGTGCGGGCCAGGCCGCCGGCGGCGCCAACGTCACGATCTTCCCGAGCGACGGCAAGGCCTCGGCCGTGCCCGACGTGTCGGGGATGTCGATGAAGGCCGCGTTCGCCGCGATCACCGGCGCCGGCTTCTCCAACGTCGAGCGCGGCAGCTGCGAGAAGCAGCCGAATGCGGGCGACGGCAAGGCCACCTCGACCGACCCCGAAGCCGGCGCGGTCGCGTCGCCCGACACGACCATCCGCGTGAACTACGCGGCGAAGTCGTGCGGCGACGACAAGGGCGGCGACAAGAAGGACGACAAGAGCAAGGACGACGACTGA
- a CDS encoding RidA family protein: MTVSARLAELGIELPAVVAPVAAYIPAKVHGDVVQTSGQLPMVAGALPQTGKVGAGVSAEDAKGLARTCALNALAAAADAVGGVDRLTGVLKVTGFVASDPAFTGQPGVINGTSEVLGEIFGEAGRHSRSAVGVPVLPLDSPVEVEVAFLFE; encoded by the coding sequence GTGACGGTCTCCGCGCGCCTGGCCGAGCTCGGCATCGAGCTGCCGGCCGTCGTCGCGCCGGTCGCGGCCTACATTCCGGCCAAGGTGCACGGCGACGTCGTGCAGACCTCGGGTCAGCTCCCGATGGTGGCCGGCGCCCTGCCGCAGACCGGAAAGGTCGGCGCGGGCGTCTCCGCGGAGGACGCGAAGGGCCTCGCCCGCACCTGCGCGCTGAACGCGCTCGCCGCCGCCGCCGACGCCGTGGGCGGCGTCGACCGGCTCACGGGTGTGCTGAAGGTCACCGGCTTCGTCGCCTCCGACCCGGCGTTCACCGGGCAGCCCGGTGTCATCAACGGCACGAGCGAGGTGCTCGGCGAGATCTTCGGCGAGGCCGGGCGCCACTCCCGCTCGGCGGTCGGCGTGCCCGTGCTGCCGCTCGACTCGCCCGTCGAGGTCGAGGTGGCCTTCCTCTTCGAGTGA
- the acs gene encoding acetate--CoA ligase, with protein MSSQIDHLFTESRRFAPSPEFAAQAVAGADLYERAKADREGFWGEQAQELLHWEKPFTQVLDWSTPPFAKWFADGELNVAYNCLDRHVEAGNGDRVALLWEGEPGDSRRVTYAELTDEVKRLANVLTDLGIEAGDRVAIYLPMIPEAIASMLAVARVGAIHSVVFGGFSADSLRSRIDDAGAKLVITADGGYRKGKVSALKPAVDQALADRGDGAQLTVEHVLVVRRGENDVEWTEGRDLWWHEAVSAAPADHVAQAFPAENPLYILYTSGTTGKPKGILHTSGGYLTQAAYTHRNVFDLHPETDVYWCTADIGWVTGHTYVTYGPLANGATQVLYEGTPEFPKPGRWWDIVEKYGVTILYTAPTAIRGFMKQGRVIPQQRDLSSLRVLGSVGEPINPEAWVWYRDVIGGGKTPIVDTWWQTETGAIMVSALPGVTETKPGSAQVPLPGISIDVVDEKAEHVGNGNGGLLVVTEPWPSMLRGIWGDPERYRETYWEKFESHGYYFAGDGARLDEDGDVWLLGRVDDVMNVSGHRLSTAEIESSLVAHEATAEAAVVGASDETTGQAVVAFVILKESYLTQHGPDGLANQLRAWVGEQIGPIARPRDVYIVGELPKTRSGKIMRRLLRDVAEGREVGDTQTLADTAVMSVISAQVR; from the coding sequence ATGTCCAGCCAGATCGACCACCTGTTCACCGAGAGCCGGCGCTTCGCGCCATCCCCCGAGTTCGCCGCGCAGGCGGTGGCCGGCGCCGACCTGTACGAGCGCGCGAAGGCAGACCGGGAGGGGTTCTGGGGCGAGCAGGCGCAAGAGCTGCTGCACTGGGAGAAGCCGTTCACGCAGGTGCTCGACTGGTCGACGCCGCCGTTCGCCAAGTGGTTCGCAGACGGCGAGCTCAACGTCGCCTACAACTGCCTCGATCGGCACGTGGAGGCCGGGAACGGCGACCGGGTGGCGCTGCTGTGGGAGGGCGAGCCGGGCGACAGCCGCCGCGTCACCTACGCGGAGCTCACCGACGAGGTCAAGCGCCTCGCGAACGTGCTCACCGACCTCGGCATCGAGGCCGGCGACCGGGTGGCGATCTACCTGCCGATGATCCCCGAGGCGATCGCCTCGATGCTCGCCGTCGCCCGCGTCGGCGCCATCCACTCCGTCGTCTTCGGCGGCTTCAGCGCCGACAGCCTGCGCTCGCGCATCGACGACGCCGGCGCGAAGCTCGTCATCACCGCCGACGGCGGCTACCGCAAGGGCAAGGTCTCGGCGCTCAAGCCGGCCGTCGACCAGGCGCTCGCCGACCGCGGCGACGGCGCGCAGCTCACCGTCGAGCACGTGCTCGTCGTGCGCCGCGGCGAGAACGACGTGGAGTGGACCGAGGGCCGGGACCTCTGGTGGCACGAGGCCGTCTCCGCCGCCCCCGCCGACCACGTCGCGCAGGCGTTCCCCGCGGAGAACCCGCTCTACATCCTCTACACGTCCGGCACCACCGGGAAGCCGAAGGGCATCCTCCACACCTCGGGCGGCTACCTCACGCAGGCCGCCTACACCCACCGGAACGTGTTCGACCTCCACCCCGAGACCGACGTCTACTGGTGCACCGCTGACATCGGGTGGGTGACCGGGCACACGTACGTGACGTACGGCCCGCTCGCCAACGGCGCCACCCAGGTGCTCTACGAGGGGACGCCCGAGTTCCCGAAGCCCGGCCGCTGGTGGGACATCGTCGAGAAGTACGGCGTGACCATCCTCTACACCGCGCCCACCGCCATCCGCGGATTCATGAAGCAGGGCCGCGTCATCCCGCAGCAGCGCGATCTGTCGAGCCTGCGCGTGCTGGGGTCGGTCGGCGAGCCCATCAACCCCGAGGCCTGGGTCTGGTACCGCGATGTCATCGGGGGCGGGAAGACCCCCATCGTCGACACGTGGTGGCAGACGGAAACCGGCGCGATCATGGTGTCGGCGCTGCCGGGCGTCACCGAGACGAAGCCCGGCAGCGCGCAGGTGCCGCTTCCCGGCATCTCCATCGACGTCGTCGACGAGAAGGCCGAGCACGTCGGCAACGGCAACGGCGGCCTGCTCGTCGTCACGGAGCCCTGGCCGAGCATGCTGCGCGGCATCTGGGGCGACCCCGAGCGCTACCGCGAGACGTACTGGGAGAAGTTCGAGAGCCACGGCTACTACTTCGCCGGGGATGGCGCGCGCCTGGACGAGGACGGCGACGTCTGGCTGCTGGGCCGCGTCGACGACGTCATGAACGTCTCCGGGCACCGTCTCTCGACGGCGGAGATCGAATCGTCGCTCGTCGCGCACGAGGCGACGGCGGAGGCGGCCGTCGTCGGGGCCTCGGATGAGACGACGGGCCAGGCGGTGGTCGCCTTCGTCATCCTCAAGGAGAGCTACCTCACGCAGCACGGCCCGGATGGCCTCGCCAACCAGCTGCGCGCATGGGTCGGCGAGCAGATCGGTCCGATCGCGCGCCCGCGCGACGTCTACATCGTGGGCGAGCTCCCGAAGACCCGCTCCGGCAAGATCATGCGGCGCCTGCTGCGCGACGTCGCCGAGGGCCGCGAGGTCGGCGACACGCAGACCCTCGCCGACACCGCCGTGATGAGCGTCATCTCCGCGCAGGTGCGCTGA
- a CDS encoding TadA family conjugal transfer-associated ATPase codes for MAVPFIVQPRGRPRRAADGRAESPHRDDQAARADLGPLAPYLADGGVTDLFVNGTAGLFVDRGSGPEREASWRASEREVRDLATALIARGGRHIDEATPCVDVRLTGGLRVHAVLPPVSSGGTALSIRIPRLAHADLAGLCRGGTFAAEVRDWLIEVVRARRNVLVTGAAGTGKTTLLAAMLSHAPANERIVTIEDVAELRIAHPHHIALEVRQPNLEGVGEIGLARLVRESLRMRPDRIVVGECRGEEVRELLTALNTGHDGGAGTLHASGLDDVPARLEALGALAGMDDHAVARQVESAIAFVLHLKRDRAGQRRLARVGRFRESGQRLGIEEVEPWR; via the coding sequence ATGGCCGTCCCCTTCATCGTCCAGCCGCGCGGACGCCCCCGCCGCGCCGCGGACGGGCGTGCGGAGAGCCCGCACCGGGACGACCAGGCGGCGCGAGCGGACCTCGGTCCGCTCGCGCCGTACCTCGCCGACGGCGGGGTCACCGATCTCTTCGTCAACGGCACGGCGGGACTGTTCGTCGACCGGGGGTCCGGTCCGGAGCGGGAGGCGAGCTGGCGTGCCTCCGAGCGCGAGGTGCGCGATCTCGCGACCGCGCTCATCGCCCGAGGCGGGCGGCACATCGACGAGGCGACTCCGTGCGTGGACGTGCGCCTCACCGGCGGTCTGCGCGTCCACGCGGTGCTGCCGCCGGTGAGCTCCGGCGGCACGGCGCTGTCCATCCGCATCCCTCGGCTCGCCCACGCCGACCTCGCCGGCCTCTGCCGCGGCGGCACCTTCGCCGCGGAGGTGCGGGACTGGCTGATCGAGGTCGTCCGCGCGCGGCGGAACGTGCTGGTGACCGGGGCCGCGGGCACGGGGAAGACCACGCTGCTCGCCGCCATGCTCTCGCACGCACCGGCCAACGAGCGCATCGTCACGATCGAGGATGTCGCCGAGCTCCGCATCGCGCATCCCCATCACATCGCCCTCGAGGTCCGGCAGCCGAATCTCGAGGGCGTCGGGGAGATCGGCCTCGCGCGGCTCGTCCGCGAATCCCTGCGGATGCGACCCGACCGCATCGTCGTGGGCGAGTGCCGAGGGGAGGAGGTGCGCGAGCTCCTCACCGCGCTCAACACCGGACACGACGGCGGCGCGGGAACGCTGCACGCCTCCGGTCTCGACGACGTGCCCGCCCGGCTGGAGGCGCTCGGCGCGCTCGCCGGCATGGACGACCACGCGGTCGCGCGGCAGGTGGAGAGCGCGATCGCGTTCGTCCTGCACCTCAAGCGCGATCGCGCGGGGCAGCGCCGCCTCGCCAGGGTCGGGCGCTTCCGCGAGTCGGGCCAGCGCCTCGGCATCGAGGAGGTGGAGCCGTGGCGCTGA
- a CDS encoding type II secretion system F family protein encodes MALKRGEDRTAAVAETVLRLAVLLQAGAAPASAWRHLGEAGDRDAEAIVARAASGVPLVEAIEAQATEGRSPAQTRLATAWRDVAAAWEVSIAVGAPLAESLRAMAGALRDAQESGDDVRVALAEPAGTARLMGWLPLFGLLIGGALGFDTLGVLFGDPIGLVCLGAGASLLILARVWTARLVRAAQPPPGTPGMTAELVAIGLAGGVSVERARRLVDEAPGGPRGDDGTAPVLALSRSAGVPAVELLRASAAHDRHDARVRGRMRAARLGSRLLLPLGVCTLPAFLCLGVAPMMLSVLRSTPLPVLGG; translated from the coding sequence GTGGCGCTGAAGCGCGGTGAGGATCGCACGGCCGCGGTGGCGGAGACCGTGCTGCGGCTGGCCGTGCTGCTGCAGGCCGGGGCGGCGCCGGCCTCGGCCTGGCGACACCTCGGGGAGGCCGGAGATCGAGACGCGGAGGCGATCGTCGCGCGGGCGGCGAGCGGCGTGCCCCTCGTCGAGGCGATCGAGGCCCAGGCGACCGAGGGGAGGAGCCCTGCGCAGACGCGACTGGCGACCGCGTGGCGCGACGTGGCGGCGGCCTGGGAGGTGTCGATCGCGGTCGGTGCGCCGCTGGCCGAAAGTCTGCGCGCCATGGCGGGCGCGCTGCGCGACGCGCAGGAGAGCGGAGACGACGTGCGGGTCGCCCTCGCCGAGCCCGCCGGCACGGCGCGCCTCATGGGATGGCTGCCGCTCTTCGGCCTGCTCATCGGGGGTGCGCTCGGCTTCGACACGCTCGGCGTGCTCTTCGGCGACCCGATCGGGCTCGTCTGCCTGGGCGCGGGAGCTTCGCTTCTCATCCTCGCCCGCGTCTGGACGGCGCGGCTGGTGCGAGCGGCCCAGCCGCCGCCCGGCACGCCGGGCATGACAGCCGAGCTCGTCGCCATCGGCCTCGCCGGCGGCGTCTCCGTGGAGCGCGCCCGGCGTCTCGTCGATGAGGCGCCGGGCGGCCCGCGCGGAGATGACGGGACCGCCCCGGTGCTGGCGCTGTCCCGCTCGGCGGGCGTGCCCGCCGTCGAGCTGCTGCGCGCGTCGGCCGCGCACGATCGACATGACGCGCGAGTGCGCGGGCGGATGCGCGCCGCGCGGCTCGGGTCGCGGCTGCTGCTGCCCCTCGGCGTCTGCACGCTCCCCGCGTTCCTGTGCCTGGGCGTCGCGCCCATGATGCTCAGCGTCCTCCGCTCGACGCCGCTACCCGTCCTCGGCGGCTGA